The following proteins come from a genomic window of Falco cherrug isolate bFalChe1 chromosome Z, bFalChe1.pri, whole genome shotgun sequence:
- the LOC102048311 gene encoding tetraspanin-36-like isoform X2 yields the protein MVSSILKIPLLSVGYNAAAAGLSYVGAYVINTYKSYDNFLQDKYALLPAMIIICIAVIMFIIGLIGCCATFRESRVGLGLFLAIILIIFVAEVSAFVLGFVYREKVKTDVQGTMRSVFEKYDGNNPESTVVNYLQEQLHCCGVKNYSDWTTTQWFNSTGNNSVPLSCCRQEMKNCTGHLDQPQELNTRGCADELESGLQSVISYAMLVILGFAIVKFFGMLSVCVLTCRREDSGYQPLYSGVFA from the exons ATGGTTAGCAGCATATTAAAAATTCCCCTTCTGTCAGTGGGATACAAT gcagcagcagcaggtctcaGCTATGTTGGGGCATATGTCATTAACACCTACAAGAGCTATGACAACTTTCTGCAGGACAAGTATGCTCTGTTGCCAGCCATGATCATTATTTGCATTGCTGTGATAATGTTCATCATTGGGTTGATCGGCTGCTGTGCCACCTTCCGGGAGTCTCGTGTTGGTCTAGGGCTG TTCTTGGCCATTATCCTGATTATCTTTGTTGCAGAAGTATCTGCTTTTGTCCTGGGATTTGTTTACAGGGAAAAG GTAAAAACTGATGTGCAAGGCACAATGCGCTCAGTCTTTGAGAAGTATGATGGGAATAATCCAGAGTCTACTGTTGTGAATTACTTGCAAGAACag CTTCATTGTTGTGGGGTAAAGAACTACAGCGACTGGACAACCACCCAGTGGTTTAACTCCACTGGTAACAACAGCGTCccactgagctgctgcaggcaagAGATGAAGAACTGCACAGGGCATCTGGATCAGCCACAGGAACTCAATACACGG ggctgtgcagatGAGCTGGAGTCTGGGCTGCAGAGCGTTATCAGCTACGCCATGCTTGTAATCCTGGGGTTTGCCATTGTAAAG ttctttggcATGCTGAGTGTCTGCGTGCTTACTTGCAGGAGAGAAGACAGTGGATATCAGCCTCTTTACTCGGGGGTGTTTGcttaa
- the LOC102048311 gene encoding tetraspanin-36-like isoform X1 yields the protein MDCGVITSKTVLLLLSLAFWAAAAGLSYVGAYVINTYKSYDNFLQDKYALLPAMIIICIAVIMFIIGLIGCCATFRESRVGLGLFLAIILIIFVAEVSAFVLGFVYREKVKTDVQGTMRSVFEKYDGNNPESTVVNYLQEQLHCCGVKNYSDWTTTQWFNSTGNNSVPLSCCRQEMKNCTGHLDQPQELNTRGCADELESGLQSVISYAMLVILGFAIVKFFGMLSVCVLTCRREDSGYQPLYSGVFA from the exons gcagcagcagcaggtctcaGCTATGTTGGGGCATATGTCATTAACACCTACAAGAGCTATGACAACTTTCTGCAGGACAAGTATGCTCTGTTGCCAGCCATGATCATTATTTGCATTGCTGTGATAATGTTCATCATTGGGTTGATCGGCTGCTGTGCCACCTTCCGGGAGTCTCGTGTTGGTCTAGGGCTG TTCTTGGCCATTATCCTGATTATCTTTGTTGCAGAAGTATCTGCTTTTGTCCTGGGATTTGTTTACAGGGAAAAG GTAAAAACTGATGTGCAAGGCACAATGCGCTCAGTCTTTGAGAAGTATGATGGGAATAATCCAGAGTCTACTGTTGTGAATTACTTGCAAGAACag CTTCATTGTTGTGGGGTAAAGAACTACAGCGACTGGACAACCACCCAGTGGTTTAACTCCACTGGTAACAACAGCGTCccactgagctgctgcaggcaagAGATGAAGAACTGCACAGGGCATCTGGATCAGCCACAGGAACTCAATACACGG ggctgtgcagatGAGCTGGAGTCTGGGCTGCAGAGCGTTATCAGCTACGCCATGCTTGTAATCCTGGGGTTTGCCATTGTAAAG ttctttggcATGCTGAGTGTCTGCGTGCTTACTTGCAGGAGAGAAGACAGTGGATATCAGCCTCTTTACTCGGGGGTGTTTGcttaa
- the LOC102048311 gene encoding tetraspanin-36-like isoform X3 — protein MTGTRSVAAAAGLSYVGAYVINTYKSYDNFLQDKYALLPAMIIICIAVIMFIIGLIGCCATFRESRVGLGLFLAIILIIFVAEVSAFVLGFVYREKVKTDVQGTMRSVFEKYDGNNPESTVVNYLQEQLHCCGVKNYSDWTTTQWFNSTGNNSVPLSCCRQEMKNCTGHLDQPQELNTRGCADELESGLQSVISYAMLVILGFAIVKFFGMLSVCVLTCRREDSGYQPLYSGVFA, from the exons ATGACTGGCACGAGATCAGTG gcagcagcagcaggtctcaGCTATGTTGGGGCATATGTCATTAACACCTACAAGAGCTATGACAACTTTCTGCAGGACAAGTATGCTCTGTTGCCAGCCATGATCATTATTTGCATTGCTGTGATAATGTTCATCATTGGGTTGATCGGCTGCTGTGCCACCTTCCGGGAGTCTCGTGTTGGTCTAGGGCTG TTCTTGGCCATTATCCTGATTATCTTTGTTGCAGAAGTATCTGCTTTTGTCCTGGGATTTGTTTACAGGGAAAAG GTAAAAACTGATGTGCAAGGCACAATGCGCTCAGTCTTTGAGAAGTATGATGGGAATAATCCAGAGTCTACTGTTGTGAATTACTTGCAAGAACag CTTCATTGTTGTGGGGTAAAGAACTACAGCGACTGGACAACCACCCAGTGGTTTAACTCCACTGGTAACAACAGCGTCccactgagctgctgcaggcaagAGATGAAGAACTGCACAGGGCATCTGGATCAGCCACAGGAACTCAATACACGG ggctgtgcagatGAGCTGGAGTCTGGGCTGCAGAGCGTTATCAGCTACGCCATGCTTGTAATCCTGGGGTTTGCCATTGTAAAG ttctttggcATGCTGAGTGTCTGCGTGCTTACTTGCAGGAGAGAAGACAGTGGATATCAGCCTCTTTACTCGGGGGTGTTTGcttaa